One Avibacterium avium genomic window carries:
- a CDS encoding cation:proton antiporter yields the protein MNVYTYICFLSAISILIGFVTQKINDKIQYTIAITATSMVASLVLLIMGHFNLLHVDLLAKGVMEQIDFKSFLLNGILGFLLFAGALGIKLPVMKSQKCEITILALFSTFASTFLIGSTFYFLTLALGWEVDFIYCMLFGALISPTDPIAVLAIIKNLKAPKKLSMKVEGESLFNDGVGLVIFTTIFAVAFGGKQPTLADVSELFLMEAGGGLLFGLILGLVAHFLISATDDGSLEILLTLTIPTAGFMVANLLEVSGALAMVVSGIIIGNWTRHTGFSKQSQHYLDHFWEMIDHFLNSLLFLLIGAAMLLVNFTYQGILLSLLAIPLCLICRYISVWTPFKFLSMKTTYNPYTLRILTWGGLRGGLSLAMALSIPVGSLYIPKIGMNVRDLLLVMTYAVVMFSILVQGTTIETMVRKSKEATLQARGYVGLKPEQKEET from the coding sequence ATGAACGTTTATACCTATATTTGCTTTCTCTCAGCTATTTCCATTCTGATCGGCTTTGTTACGCAAAAAATTAACGACAAAATTCAATACACCATCGCCATTACCGCCACCTCAATGGTTGCCTCGCTCGTGTTATTGATAATGGGGCATTTCAATTTATTACACGTTGATTTGCTCGCCAAGGGTGTAATGGAACAGATTGATTTTAAAAGTTTCTTGCTCAACGGGATTTTAGGTTTCCTACTTTTTGCCGGCGCGTTGGGGATAAAACTTCCCGTAATGAAAAGCCAAAAATGTGAAATCACCATTCTCGCCTTATTTTCCACCTTCGCTTCTACTTTCCTTATCGGTTCAACTTTTTATTTCTTAACTTTAGCCCTAGGCTGGGAAGTGGATTTTATTTATTGTATGCTGTTCGGCGCTTTGATTTCCCCAACCGACCCTATCGCCGTGTTAGCCATCATCAAAAATCTAAAAGCGCCGAAAAAACTTTCGATGAAAGTGGAAGGGGAATCCTTATTTAATGACGGTGTGGGATTAGTGATTTTCACCACTATCTTTGCCGTAGCATTCGGTGGCAAACAACCTACCCTAGCTGATGTGAGCGAACTTTTCCTAATGGAAGCAGGCGGCGGTTTGCTGTTTGGCTTGATACTCGGCTTGGTGGCACATTTCCTGATCTCCGCTACCGATGACGGAAGTTTAGAAATTTTGCTCACGCTCACCATTCCAACTGCAGGCTTTATGGTAGCTAATCTGCTCGAAGTTTCAGGCGCATTAGCAATGGTGGTTTCAGGCATTATCATTGGCAATTGGACAAGACACACAGGCTTCTCCAAACAAAGCCAGCATTATTTAGATCATTTTTGGGAGATGATCGACCACTTCCTAAACTCTTTGTTATTCCTACTCATCGGCGCGGCAATGTTGCTGGTAAACTTCACCTATCAAGGGATTCTTTTAAGCCTACTCGCCATTCCACTTTGCCTAATCTGCCGTTATATCAGCGTGTGGACACCGTTTAAATTCTTAAGTATGAAAACCACTTACAATCCATACACCTTACGCATTCTCACTTGGGGCGGCTTGCGCGGCGGGCTTTCACTCGCAATGGCTCTTTCCATTCCCGTAGGCAGCCTGTATATCCCGAAAATCGGTATGAACGTGCGTGATCTGCTTTTGGTAATGACCTACGCCGTGGTAATGTTCTCCATTCTCGTCCAAGGCACCACCATTGAAACAATGGTACGCAAATCCAAAGAAGCCACCTTGCAAGCAAGAGGATATGTGGGGTTAAAGCCGGAGCAGAAGGAAGAAACATAA
- a CDS encoding peptide MFS transporter, with protein sequence MSNPKHSIWGHPRGLFTLFQTELWERFSYYGMRAILLLFLADSIINQGMGLDMQSAKAIVATYSASAFMLSILGGWAADRLWGPLRATLYGGFIIISGHIVLSIPISETAYLGIILIAIGTGMLKPNIATMVGSLYEDNDKRRDAGFSIFYMGINIGALLAPLIVSYFRNVGGYHAGFIVAAIGMAIALYFYLKGKGGFSKESDKVPNPITAAERTKLLKRIGLLLIVLILFWGTFRYGFNNTLVASITNTLNLLSLIVPVGYFIMMFRSPQVTKAERSRLLALIPIFMTTAAYSMLFEQGGSSLIEFAVHGTQLDLGFMQISPEWYNSVNPLAIILLTGAFAYLWVKLNGKPSIPMKLAIGLGLVVIAFYYLGFTAQSYAEKNMLAPWWVLFVAYIIMTIGELCSSPVGYSAATLLSPKAFKSQGLALWLMASAFGQAVAGIVFANVKLSMANNFIFFASVGAIFTIILLALSPWTNRKIKEGLN encoded by the coding sequence ATGTCTAATCCAAAACATTCTATTTGGGGACACCCTAGAGGTTTATTTACACTATTTCAAACCGAATTATGGGAACGTTTTAGTTATTATGGTATGCGAGCAATCTTATTACTATTCCTTGCAGATTCAATTATTAATCAAGGAATGGGATTAGATATGCAATCAGCTAAAGCAATAGTTGCGACCTACTCTGCATCTGCATTTATGCTATCCATTCTTGGTGGTTGGGCTGCAGATAGACTATGGGGGCCTTTGAGAGCAACATTATACGGTGGATTTATCATTATTTCTGGGCATATAGTTCTTTCAATCCCAATTTCTGAAACTGCTTATCTTGGAATTATTCTTATCGCTATTGGTACAGGAATGTTAAAACCCAATATTGCAACAATGGTAGGCAGTCTATATGAAGATAATGACAAACGGCGTGATGCAGGCTTTTCAATATTTTATATGGGAATTAACATCGGTGCATTACTTGCTCCACTCATTGTGTCTTATTTCCGTAATGTGGGAGGTTATCACGCAGGATTTATTGTAGCTGCAATAGGTATGGCTATTGCCTTGTACTTTTATCTTAAAGGAAAAGGTGGATTTAGCAAGGAATCAGATAAAGTACCGAACCCAATCACTGCGGCAGAAAGAACCAAGTTACTAAAAAGAATAGGATTATTACTTATTGTACTTATTCTATTTTGGGGAACATTCCGCTATGGTTTTAATAATACCTTAGTGGCATCTATAACAAATACCTTAAATTTACTCTCTTTAATTGTGCCTGTTGGCTACTTCATTATGATGTTTAGATCACCCCAGGTTACAAAAGCTGAACGCTCTCGTTTATTAGCTTTAATACCTATTTTTATGACAACAGCGGCTTATTCTATGCTATTTGAGCAAGGTGGTTCGTCATTAATTGAATTTGCTGTTCATGGTACTCAATTAGATCTTGGTTTTATGCAAATTAGTCCTGAATGGTATAACTCAGTGAATCCACTCGCGATTATTTTATTAACTGGGGCATTTGCTTATTTATGGGTAAAATTGAATGGAAAACCATCTATACCTATGAAATTGGCTATTGGTTTAGGTTTAGTTGTTATTGCTTTTTATTATCTAGGTTTTACAGCTCAATCCTATGCTGAAAAAAATATGTTGGCACCTTGGTGGGTATTATTTGTAGCTTATATTATTATGACAATTGGCGAGCTTTGCTCATCACCAGTAGGTTATTCTGCCGCTACATTGCTTTCACCTAAAGCATTTAAGTCACAAGGTTTAGCGTTATGGTTAATGGCAAGTGCTTTTGGTCAAGCGGTTGCAGGTATTGTATTTGCGAACGTAAAACTCAGTATGGCGAATAACTTTATCTTTTTTGCAAGTGTCGGAGCAATTTTCACTATAATATTACTTGCATTATCTCCATGGACTAATCGTAAAATCAAAGAAGGATTAAATTAA
- a CDS encoding aminoacyl-histidine dipeptidase encodes MSEISYIQPISLWGWFDKICTIPHPSFHENEIAEFIVKWAKEKQLFVERDEIGNILIRKPATKGMENRKGIALQAHLDMVPQSKEGYFHNFQEDPIQPYIDGEWVKAKRTTLGADNGIGVASCLAILDSNDISHPDLEVLLTMTEESGMIGALKLRENWLTSQLMINTDAEENGEIYIGCAGGEDVTFELPIYFENNPFDCSIKVSIQGLQGGHSGGDIHTNRVNAIKLLARLLAELNTNFNFQLSHIRGGSVNNAIPREASATFSFYSENKTNLIACLEKISQQLKVELSLSEPELHFILENQSINNRVFDLKTTKKIIQCLNVLPNGVIRYSDELKDVVETSLSTGVLVTDNNHITLNILIRSLIENGKQAVRTTLLSLAELVDANITFSGNTPGWIPSPSSPFTSLTKQIYDEILGFKAEIKVIHAGLECGLIKKAYPNIDIVSIGPTIRNAHSPDEKVHIPAVNIYWKLLTQILKQAPQRIIA; translated from the coding sequence ATGTCTGAAATCAGCTATATTCAACCAATATCTTTATGGGGATGGTTTGATAAAATTTGTACTATACCTCATCCTTCTTTTCACGAAAATGAAATTGCAGAATTTATTGTCAAGTGGGCAAAAGAAAAGCAACTTTTTGTTGAACGTGATGAGATCGGTAATATTTTAATTCGAAAACCGGCTACTAAAGGTATGGAAAATCGAAAAGGCATCGCTCTTCAAGCTCATCTTGATATGGTGCCTCAATCCAAAGAAGGATATTTTCATAACTTTCAGGAAGATCCGATCCAACCTTATATTGATGGTGAATGGGTTAAAGCTAAAAGAACAACTTTAGGAGCAGATAATGGTATTGGAGTTGCATCTTGCTTAGCAATATTAGACTCTAACGATATTTCTCATCCTGACTTGGAAGTATTACTCACAATGACTGAAGAGTCAGGAATGATAGGTGCGTTAAAATTACGTGAAAATTGGCTAACATCTCAGCTGATGATTAATACAGATGCTGAGGAGAATGGCGAAATCTATATTGGTTGTGCTGGTGGTGAAGATGTTACTTTTGAATTACCCATTTATTTTGAAAATAATCCTTTTGATTGCAGCATAAAAGTTAGCATTCAAGGATTACAAGGAGGACATTCAGGAGGAGACATTCACACCAATAGAGTTAATGCAATTAAGTTACTCGCCCGTTTATTAGCGGAGCTCAACACCAACTTTAATTTTCAACTAAGTCATATTCGTGGCGGTTCAGTCAATAATGCAATTCCTCGTGAAGCTAGTGCGACATTCTCTTTTTACTCTGAAAACAAGACAAATTTGATAGCTTGTCTTGAGAAAATTAGCCAGCAGTTAAAAGTAGAGTTATCTCTTTCCGAGCCAGAACTCCATTTTATATTAGAAAATCAGAGTATTAATAATAGAGTCTTCGATCTCAAAACAACAAAAAAAATAATTCAATGCCTTAATGTTTTACCTAATGGCGTAATTCGTTATAGTGATGAATTAAAAGATGTCGTAGAAACCTCTCTTAGTACAGGAGTACTGGTTACCGACAATAATCATATTACATTAAATATTCTAATTCGCTCACTCATTGAGAATGGTAAACAAGCAGTGAGAACAACACTACTCTCATTAGCTGAATTAGTAGATGCTAATATTACTTTTTCGGGTAATACACCTGGTTGGATTCCTTCCCCTAGCTCCCCTTTTACCTCACTAACCAAGCAAATTTATGATGAAATTTTGGGCTTTAAAGCTGAAATTAAAGTCATTCACGCAGGGTTAGAATGTGGTTTAATAAAAAAAGCTTACCCAAATATTGATATTGTTTCTATTGGGCCAACGATCCGTAATGCCCATTCACCTGATGAAAAAGTACATATTCCAGCAGTGAATATTTATTGGAAATTGCTTACTCAAATCCTTAAACAAGCTCCCCAAAGGATAATAGCATAA
- a CDS encoding endonuclease/exonuclease/phosphatase family protein gives MSKLKSFFIALLGLILLGIGYLWYSLEIYPEPQIQFRTENALHYEHKALDNTVACFYAEQSVKPIEQQDFRLLVWNMHKGQDQGGQQQLVNLSQGQDFLLLQEVSSQQKLVEQHSSQNFSKFSTALYTSSFAYLGNQSGVALMSRFAPQYYCAGASIEPWIRIPKVGNAMVFPLSNGQSLLTINLHLVNFELNPSHYQQQLEAMFKLIEQHQGPIILAGDFNAWNKGRINLIKKLTALYGLATVSFQPDDRLRFLDNPLDWVFVRGFSVKSARTVQTTSSDHNPLLVELILATPQR, from the coding sequence ATGAGTAAACTAAAATCCTTTTTTATCGCCCTGCTAGGATTGATTCTACTGGGCATTGGCTATTTGTGGTATAGCCTAGAAATTTATCCTGAGCCACAAATTCAATTTCGCACAGAAAATGCGTTACATTATGAGCATAAAGCCTTGGATAATACGGTGGCTTGTTTTTATGCAGAGCAGTCTGTAAAGCCCATTGAGCAGCAGGATTTTCGCCTGTTGGTGTGGAATATGCACAAAGGGCAAGATCAAGGTGGGCAACAACAATTAGTGAACTTGTCGCAAGGGCAAGATTTTCTTTTATTGCAAGAAGTGTCAAGTCAGCAAAAGTTGGTGGAGCAACATTCTTCCCAAAATTTTTCTAAATTTTCCACCGCACTTTATACCAGCAGTTTTGCTTATTTGGGCAATCAATCAGGCGTGGCGTTGATGAGCCGTTTTGCGCCACAATATTATTGCGCAGGAGCTTCCATTGAGCCTTGGATTCGTATTCCTAAAGTGGGCAATGCGATGGTGTTTCCGTTGAGCAATGGACAATCGCTATTGACAATTAATTTGCATTTGGTGAATTTTGAGCTGAATCCAAGCCATTATCAACAGCAGCTAGAAGCGATGTTTAAGCTGATTGAACAACATCAGGGACCAATTATTCTGGCAGGCGATTTCAATGCGTGGAATAAAGGGCGGATAAATTTAATCAAAAAACTCACCGCACTTTATGGTTTGGCAACCGTATCATTTCAGCCTGATGATAGGCTACGTTTTTTGGATAATCCGCTTGATTGGGTATTTGTGCGCGGTTTTAGCGTGAAATCGGCGCGCACGGTGCAGACCACCAGTTCCGATCATAATCCGTTACTGGTGGAATTAATTTTGGCTACACCGCAGCGGTAA
- a CDS encoding YwiC-like family protein — protein sequence MKLLISNQHGAIVMALMPFLYGMLLSTPITLHLFLLLAWFALYLMTYPFLNLFKGRNLELYRKWTLIYATASLLFALPALWHNWHILYFLLAMLPFVVVNIYYVKQKDERALLNDFAGIIIFAIAGMAAYYFANSQFDHKIYWVALYPSLFFVGVTLYVKSVMRERKNPRYLHASIAFHLLCILGFALCQQYLLAFAFVPPFIRAILLPKYKLSVKQVGMAEIAVSLLFFVMLVWGSWAS from the coding sequence ATGAAATTGCTTATTTCCAATCAACACGGTGCTATCGTAATGGCACTGATGCCGTTTTTATACGGAATGTTACTTTCTACACCGATCACACTACATTTATTTCTGTTATTGGCGTGGTTCGCCCTTTATTTGATGACCTATCCCTTTTTAAACTTATTCAAAGGCAGAAATCTTGAGCTTTATCGAAAATGGACGCTAATTTACGCCACCGCCAGCTTACTTTTCGCCTTGCCGGCCTTATGGCATAACTGGCATATTTTATATTTCCTGCTAGCAATGTTGCCTTTTGTTGTGGTGAATATTTACTATGTAAAACAAAAAGATGAGCGCGCATTGCTGAACGATTTTGCCGGCATTATCATTTTCGCCATCGCAGGAATGGCAGCGTATTATTTTGCCAATTCACAATTTGATCACAAAATCTATTGGGTTGCGCTCTACCCAAGCTTATTTTTTGTCGGCGTAACGCTGTATGTTAAATCCGTCATGCGTGAACGCAAAAATCCACGTTATCTGCACGCGTCCATCGCATTCCATTTACTCTGCATTCTCGGTTTCGCCTTATGCCAGCAATATTTATTAGCTTTCGCTTTCGTCCCTCCATTTATCCGCGCAATCTTGCTCCCCAAATACAAACTTTCCGTTAAACAAGTCGGAATGGCAGAAATAGCAGTATCATTGCTGTTTTTTGTGATGTTGGTGTGGGGGAGTTGGGCCTCTTAA
- a CDS encoding RidA family protein translates to MTTIQRFHANERLAEMCVYNGVAYLAGQVPENTQGNAYEQTKEVLGLIDKLLAEAGSDKSKILNAQIFLADMQDYAEMNRAWDEWVDHHNPPSRATVEAKLAVPEWKVEIVITAAV, encoded by the coding sequence ATGACAACAATCCAACGTTTTCACGCCAATGAGCGCCTTGCCGAAATGTGCGTTTATAATGGCGTGGCTTATTTGGCGGGACAAGTGCCAGAAAATACGCAAGGTAATGCTTATGAACAAACCAAGGAAGTGCTTGGCTTAATTGATAAATTGCTGGCTGAAGCAGGATCAGATAAAAGTAAAATCTTAAATGCACAAATTTTCTTGGCCGATATGCAAGATTATGCAGAAATGAACCGCGCTTGGGACGAATGGGTTGATCACCACAATCCGCCAAGCCGTGCAACCGTAGAGGCCAAACTTGCCGTGCCTGAGTGGAAAGTGGAGATTGTGATTACCGCTGCGGTGTAG